A single region of the Candidatus Eisenbacteria bacterium genome encodes:
- a CDS encoding hydroxymethylglutaryl-CoA synthase encodes MSVGIEHIYAYAPQHALPLPALAEARGVPAEKLTQGLGVRAMAVPLPCEDVVTLAATAGARCLRAAGVDPRTIGMLVVATETGVDHSKPVSIFVHELLGIGPHCRTYEVKHACYGGTAALMTAADWVRANRTKARHALVIAADIARYALGSPGEPTQGAGAVAMLVGPEPRALFLSEESGVHASNVYDFWRPLDRREALVDGKYSIDCYLDALTGAFRAFRDLERPALEEGEGLVDRLARVLYHAPFPKMAAKAHRRLLEVDRGGTTDDLYAASYRDLVAPGLEAVSQVGNTYTASLYFCLASLLEDEGRALSGRRIGLFSYGSGCCAEFFTGVLPAGAATLGATGVRASLAGRRLIDVPTYEQLLHEGEQGGRAPADFTGDFVFAGIRDDRRIYGRAREALAA; translated from the coding sequence GTGAGCGTCGGCATCGAGCACATCTACGCCTACGCTCCGCAGCATGCCCTGCCGCTTCCCGCGCTCGCCGAAGCGCGCGGCGTGCCGGCCGAGAAGCTGACCCAAGGCCTCGGCGTGCGGGCGATGGCGGTGCCGCTGCCGTGCGAGGACGTCGTCACGCTCGCGGCGACCGCGGGCGCGCGCTGCCTGCGCGCCGCGGGCGTCGACCCGCGCACGATCGGGATGCTCGTCGTCGCCACCGAGACCGGCGTCGATCACTCGAAGCCCGTGTCGATCTTCGTGCACGAGCTGCTCGGCATCGGGCCGCACTGCCGCACCTACGAAGTGAAGCACGCCTGCTACGGCGGCACCGCCGCGCTCATGACGGCGGCCGACTGGGTCCGCGCGAACCGCACCAAGGCGCGCCACGCGCTCGTCATCGCCGCCGACATCGCGCGCTACGCGCTCGGCTCGCCCGGCGAGCCGACGCAGGGCGCCGGCGCGGTGGCGATGCTCGTCGGCCCGGAGCCGCGTGCGCTCTTCCTCTCGGAGGAGAGCGGCGTGCACGCTTCCAACGTGTACGACTTCTGGCGGCCGCTCGATCGGCGCGAAGCGCTGGTCGACGGGAAGTACTCGATCGACTGCTACCTCGACGCGCTCACGGGCGCGTTTCGCGCCTTCCGCGACCTCGAGCGGCCGGCGCTCGAGGAGGGCGAGGGGCTCGTCGACCGCCTGGCGCGCGTGCTCTACCACGCCCCGTTCCCGAAGATGGCGGCCAAGGCACACCGGCGCCTCCTCGAGGTCGACCGCGGCGGGACGACCGACGACCTCTACGCCGCCTCGTACCGCGACCTGGTCGCGCCCGGGCTCGAGGCGGTCTCGCAGGTGGGCAACACGTACACCGCCTCGCTCTACTTCTGTCTCGCGTCGCTGCTCGAGGACGAGGGGCGTGCGCTGAGCGGCCGCCGCATCGGGCTCTTCTCCTACGGCAGTGGCTGCTGCGCGGAGTTCTTCACGGGCGTCCTGCCGGCGGGCGCGGCGACGCTGGGCGCGACGGGCGTGCGCGCGTCGCTCGCGGGCCGCCGGTTGATCGACGTCCCGACCTACGAGCAGCTCCTGCACGAGGGCGAGCAGGGCGGCCGGGCGCCGGCCGACTTCACCGGCGACTTCGTCTTCGCCGGCATCCGGGACGACCGGCGCATCTACGGCCGGGCGCGGGAGGCGCTGGCGGCATGA
- the shc gene encoding squalene--hopene cyclase, with the protein MMNGEGQLVLVEEHGHDGTLVPRVSDAIDAARRHLYGLQHPHGYWHAPLEANVTMEAQFVFFNRLLGRQRSDLDRKMVERLVALQQADGSWPLYFGGPGHVSVTIEAYFALKLGGLRTGEPALARAREFILAHGGLAKAGVFSRIWLSFFGQYPAAGIPNMPVELVLMPPWFPLNIYAMSSWARETVVPILLLMTNPPQGRLAPEEGVSELWVRPPRDEDVAFHRSPELVSWANFFLAADRALTQLGRSPWKPLRRRAIARAIEWILRRQDSTGQWGGIQPPMLNCVLALTQMGFAADHPVVMRGIQGIDDFLIQCDGTLMYQPCVSPNWDTALSLKALLDAGTDPSDPVLGRAADWLVSHQIFRPGDWSVYNPRLEPGGWAFEFANDWYPDVDDSAVILMGLSQLPVARTAAGKRAVTYGLNWTLGMQSRNGGYAAFDVDNTRAFWNEIPFADMKAMIDPPTEDVTGRVLEVMGRVGYGTDFGRARRALEFVRRTQRADGSWWGRWGVNFIYGTWSVLMGLQSIGEDMKAPYVRKAVDWLASRQNADGGWGETVASYDDESLAGRGESTPSQTAWAVMGLVAADGPRAAIERGVDWLVRTQDADGTWAEQPWTGTGFPRHFYLRYHLYRHYFPLMALGQYRAKVAAGTEVAP; encoded by the coding sequence ATGATGAACGGTGAAGGACAGTTGGTTCTGGTGGAGGAGCACGGGCACGACGGAACGCTCGTGCCGCGCGTGTCCGACGCGATCGACGCGGCGAGGCGCCATCTCTACGGGCTCCAGCACCCGCACGGGTACTGGCACGCGCCGCTCGAGGCGAACGTCACGATGGAGGCGCAGTTCGTCTTCTTCAACCGCCTGCTGGGCCGGCAGCGCTCCGACCTCGACCGCAAGATGGTCGAGCGGCTCGTGGCGCTCCAGCAGGCCGACGGGAGCTGGCCGCTCTACTTCGGAGGTCCGGGCCACGTGTCGGTCACGATCGAGGCGTACTTCGCCTTGAAGCTGGGCGGGCTGCGAACGGGCGAGCCGGCGCTCGCGCGTGCACGCGAGTTCATCCTGGCGCACGGCGGGCTCGCCAAGGCCGGCGTCTTCAGCCGCATCTGGCTCTCCTTCTTCGGCCAGTACCCCGCCGCCGGCATTCCCAACATGCCGGTCGAGCTGGTCCTCATGCCGCCGTGGTTCCCGCTCAACATCTACGCGATGTCGAGCTGGGCGCGCGAGACGGTCGTGCCGATCCTGCTCCTCATGACGAACCCGCCGCAGGGACGCCTCGCCCCCGAAGAGGGCGTGAGCGAGCTGTGGGTCCGCCCGCCGCGCGACGAGGACGTCGCGTTCCATCGCTCGCCCGAGCTGGTGTCGTGGGCGAACTTCTTCCTCGCCGCCGATCGCGCGCTGACGCAACTCGGGAGGAGCCCGTGGAAGCCACTGCGCCGGCGCGCCATCGCGCGGGCCATCGAGTGGATCCTGCGCCGTCAGGACTCGACGGGACAGTGGGGCGGCATCCAGCCGCCGATGCTGAACTGCGTGCTGGCGCTGACGCAGATGGGCTTTGCGGCGGACCACCCCGTCGTGATGCGGGGGATACAGGGCATCGACGACTTCCTCATCCAGTGCGACGGAACGCTCATGTACCAGCCCTGCGTCTCGCCCAACTGGGACACGGCGCTGTCGCTGAAGGCGCTCCTCGACGCGGGCACGGACCCGTCCGATCCCGTCCTGGGGCGCGCCGCCGACTGGCTCGTATCGCACCAGATCTTCCGGCCCGGCGACTGGTCGGTCTACAACCCGCGCCTCGAGCCGGGCGGCTGGGCGTTCGAGTTCGCGAACGACTGGTATCCCGACGTCGACGATTCGGCCGTGATCCTGATGGGGCTCTCGCAGCTCCCCGTGGCGCGCACCGCGGCCGGCAAGCGCGCCGTCACGTACGGCCTCAACTGGACGCTCGGGATGCAGAGTCGAAACGGCGGCTACGCGGCGTTCGACGTCGACAACACGCGCGCGTTCTGGAACGAGATCCCGTTCGCCGACATGAAGGCGATGATCGACCCGCCCACCGAGGACGTGACGGGTCGCGTGCTCGAGGTGATGGGCCGCGTCGGGTACGGCACGGACTTCGGACGCGCGCGCCGCGCGCTCGAGTTCGTGCGCCGCACGCAGCGCGCCGACGGGAGCTGGTGGGGACGCTGGGGCGTCAACTTCATCTACGGAACGTGGTCGGTGTTGATGGGCCTCCAGTCGATCGGCGAGGACATGAAGGCGCCGTACGTGCGGAAGGCCGTGGACTGGCTGGCGTCGCGGCAGAACGCCGACGGCGGCTGGGGCGAGACGGTGGCGTCCTACGACGACGAGTCGCTCGCCGGGCGCGGCGAGAGCACGCCGTCGCAGACCGCGTGGGCGGTCATGGGGCTCGTCGCCGCCGACGGGCCGCGCGCGGCGATCGAGCGCGGCGTCGACTGGCTCGTGCGGACGCAGGATGCCGACGGCACCTGGGCCGAGCAGCCGTGGACGGGCACCGGCTTCCCGCGCCACTTCTACCTCCGCTACCACCTCTACCGGCACTACTTCCCGTTGATGGCGCTCGGCCAGTACCGGGCCAAGGTCGCGGCCGGAACCGAGGTGGCGCCGTGA
- the mvk gene encoding mevalonate kinase: MEKAAHGRAGGKVILLGEHAVVYGRPALATGIALGVDATLEVGQGPRLVSDEPDDDRGVRLVAEVARAVGLDPSRTIVRVRSALPAGRGLGSSAALCVAVLRAAAAAAKRALTVDDELALGRRFEAIFHGTPSGVDPAAAALGSCFRFVRGEPPDVTPVVPGRPIGLVVGFGERPRSTGSAVGGLRARWETDRARYEGLFDEIGAIVDDGIRAARAGDLAALGAAFDRNQAVLEALGVSSRDVEQLVACARAAGALGAKLTGGGAGGAAIAVGENPEALAAALRRRGVTTLIVDVARETQAA; encoded by the coding sequence ATGGAGAAGGCAGCCCACGGCCGCGCCGGGGGCAAGGTGATCCTCCTCGGCGAGCACGCGGTCGTCTACGGACGGCCGGCGCTCGCGACGGGGATCGCGCTCGGCGTCGACGCGACGCTCGAGGTGGGCCAGGGTCCGCGGCTCGTCTCCGACGAGCCCGACGACGACCGCGGCGTGCGCCTGGTCGCCGAGGTGGCGCGTGCGGTCGGGCTCGATCCGTCGCGGACGATCGTGCGGGTCCGCTCGGCGCTCCCCGCCGGCCGCGGGCTCGGCAGCTCGGCCGCACTCTGCGTCGCCGTCCTGCGTGCCGCGGCGGCCGCCGCCAAACGCGCCCTCACGGTCGACGACGAGCTGGCGCTCGGTCGTCGCTTCGAGGCGATCTTCCACGGCACGCCGTCGGGCGTCGATCCGGCGGCGGCGGCGCTCGGGAGCTGCTTCCGCTTCGTGCGCGGCGAGCCCCCGGACGTGACGCCGGTCGTGCCCGGCCGTCCGATCGGCCTCGTCGTCGGGTTCGGCGAGCGGCCGCGCAGCACCGGCAGCGCCGTCGGGGGTCTGCGCGCGCGCTGGGAGACCGATCGTGCGCGCTACGAGGGCCTCTTCGACGAGATCGGCGCGATCGTCGACGACGGCATCCGTGCCGCGCGCGCGGGCGATCTCGCGGCGCTGGGCGCGGCGTTCGATCGCAACCAGGCCGTGCTGGAGGCGCTCGGTGTCTCGTCGCGCGACGTCGAGCAGCTCGTCGCCTGCGCGCGCGCGGCCGGCGCGCTCGGCGCGAAGCTGACCGGGGGTGGCGCGGGCGGCGCCGCGATCGCGGTCGGTGAGAATCCGGAGGCGCTCGCCGCGGCGCTGCGGCGGCGCGGCGTCACGACGCTGATCGTCGACGTCGCACGGGAGACGCAGGCGGCCTGA
- a CDS encoding hydroxymethylglutaryl-CoA reductase, degradative — MTSSRIPAFYRLTIEERRQKLAEALGLSTDDRRVLEAADALPLEVADIMVENAVGTFALPFGVGLNFQVNGRDYVIPMVVEEPSVIAAASNAALVARAGGGFVAEADPGAMIGQIQLVQVPDPGAAMERLYAARERILVRSEELTPGLCRRGAGPREIEVRLVRSPRDETMVVFHVIVDTGDAMGANAVNSLVEGLAPMVQEIAGGVVCLRILSNLADRRLARAAVRVPVEALGRDGMAGEEVAERMLYAYEFAWADPYRATTHNKGVMNGIDAVAVATGNDWRSIEAAAHAYAARDGNYRSLTTWAIEDRHLTGSIEMPLAVSTVGPAVESHPRVGLAFRVLGVASARELAAIMAAVGLASNMAAMRALATDGIQKGHMALHARAVSHAAGARGEEAEVLRQRLIAAGEVKIDRARELLRTLDTRS; from the coding sequence ATGACCAGTTCGAGGATCCCGGCGTTCTATCGGTTGACGATCGAGGAGCGCCGTCAGAAGCTCGCTGAGGCCCTCGGGCTCAGCACGGACGATCGCCGTGTGCTCGAGGCGGCCGATGCGCTGCCGCTCGAGGTCGCGGACATCATGGTCGAGAACGCCGTCGGGACCTTCGCGCTCCCGTTCGGCGTGGGACTCAACTTCCAGGTGAACGGGCGCGACTACGTGATCCCGATGGTTGTCGAGGAGCCGTCGGTGATCGCCGCCGCCTCGAACGCGGCCCTGGTCGCGCGGGCCGGCGGCGGCTTCGTCGCCGAAGCAGATCCGGGGGCGATGATCGGGCAGATCCAGCTCGTGCAGGTGCCCGATCCCGGTGCCGCGATGGAGCGACTCTACGCCGCGCGCGAGCGGATCCTCGTCCGCTCCGAGGAGCTGACGCCGGGACTCTGCCGGCGCGGTGCGGGCCCGCGCGAAATCGAAGTGCGGCTCGTGCGCTCGCCCCGCGACGAGACGATGGTGGTCTTCCACGTGATCGTCGACACCGGCGACGCGATGGGGGCGAACGCGGTCAACTCGCTCGTCGAGGGGCTCGCCCCGATGGTGCAGGAGATCGCCGGCGGCGTCGTGTGCCTGCGGATCCTCTCGAACCTCGCCGATCGCCGGCTCGCGCGGGCGGCGGTCCGCGTTCCCGTCGAGGCACTCGGCCGCGACGGCATGGCGGGCGAGGAGGTCGCCGAGCGGATGCTCTACGCGTACGAGTTCGCGTGGGCCGACCCATATCGCGCGACGACCCACAACAAGGGCGTCATGAACGGCATCGACGCCGTGGCCGTGGCGACGGGCAACGACTGGCGGTCCATCGAGGCGGCGGCGCACGCCTATGCGGCGCGTGACGGCAACTACCGGTCGCTCACCACATGGGCGATCGAAGATCGGCATCTCACGGGCTCGATCGAGATGCCGCTCGCGGTCTCGACGGTCGGGCCGGCCGTCGAGTCGCACCCCCGCGTCGGGCTCGCGTTCCGCGTGCTCGGCGTCGCCTCGGCGCGCGAGCTCGCCGCCATCATGGCGGCCGTGGGGCTCGCGTCGAACATGGCGGCCATGCGGGCGCTCGCGACCGACGGAATCCAGAAGGGGCACATGGCGCTCCACGCGCGTGCGGTATCGCACGCGGCCGGCGCACGCGGTGAAGAGGCCGAGGTTCTCCGGCAGCGACTCATCGCGGCCGGCGAGGTGAAGATCGATCGCGCTCGCGAGCTCCTGCGTACGCTCGACACGAGGTCCTGA
- the fni gene encoding type 2 isopentenyl-diphosphate Delta-isomerase — translation MAETISDRKRSHLDVCEQSPVEYAGKTTLLEEVDLVHDALPELAVDEIDVGTTFLGKRLRAPLLITGMTGGTAEASEINRDLAGVAEEFGIAFGLGSQRAMHRRPELAYTFEVRSHAPTTLVLANIGLVQAAALPTTEIARLVSAVGADALCLHLNPAQELIQPGGDRDFRGGLAAIERIVRELGAPVVVKETGCGISRAVALRLRDAGVTTLDVSGAGGTSWVKVEAVRAEEPGRELGRVFSEWGIPTAAAVLGVRDLGMACIASGGVRTGLDVAKVVALGARIAGVALPVFRAYREGGLAAARRYIERLVVELRTAMVLTGSRNVDALGRAHTVLGPRLRTWVLAGGGE, via the coding sequence TTGGCTGAGACCATCAGCGACCGCAAGCGCTCGCACCTGGACGTCTGCGAGCAGAGCCCGGTCGAGTACGCCGGCAAGACGACGCTGCTCGAGGAGGTCGACCTCGTGCACGACGCGCTGCCCGAGCTCGCCGTGGACGAGATCGACGTCGGCACCACGTTCCTCGGCAAACGGCTGCGTGCGCCGCTCCTCATCACCGGCATGACGGGCGGCACGGCCGAGGCGTCGGAGATCAATCGCGATCTCGCCGGGGTCGCCGAGGAGTTCGGGATCGCGTTCGGCCTCGGGTCGCAGCGCGCCATGCATCGCCGCCCCGAGCTGGCGTACACGTTCGAGGTGCGCAGCCATGCCCCGACGACCCTCGTGCTGGCGAACATCGGGCTCGTGCAGGCGGCGGCGCTGCCCACGACCGAGATCGCGCGGCTCGTGTCCGCGGTCGGTGCCGATGCGCTCTGCCTGCACCTCAATCCGGCGCAGGAGCTGATCCAGCCCGGCGGCGATCGCGACTTCCGCGGCGGCCTCGCCGCCATCGAGCGCATCGTGCGCGAGCTCGGCGCGCCGGTGGTCGTGAAGGAGACGGGCTGCGGCATCTCGCGCGCCGTCGCGCTCCGCCTGCGCGATGCGGGTGTCACGACGCTCGACGTGTCGGGCGCCGGCGGAACGTCGTGGGTGAAGGTCGAAGCCGTGCGTGCGGAAGAGCCCGGGCGCGAGCTCGGGCGCGTGTTCTCCGAGTGGGGCATCCCGACGGCTGCCGCCGTGCTCGGCGTGCGCGACCTCGGCATGGCCTGCATCGCGAGCGGCGGCGTCCGCACCGGGCTCGACGTGGCCAAGGTGGTCGCGCTCGGGGCGCGGATCGCGGGCGTGGCATTGCCGGTGTTCCGCGCGTATCGAGAAGGGGGCCTCGCGGCCGCGAGGCGCTACATCGAGCGGCTCGTCGTCGAGCTGCGAACGGCCATGGTGCTGACAGGATCACGCAACGTCGACGCGCTCGGTCGGGCGCATACCGTGCTCGGGCCGCGCCTGCGTACGTGGGTGCTTGCGGGAGGAGGAGAATGA
- the mvaD gene encoding diphosphomevalonate decarboxylase has product MGGCNTTARANVNVALVKYWGKRDPVLNLPANGSISLTLEGLFVDASCAFEEGRADSCTIDGAPAGGDEGARVYRFLDVVRAEAGVTAPARVRTTSGVPKGVGLASSAAAFAALALAASRAAGLRLEPPALSALARRGSGSAARSIFGGFVVWHRGERPDGRDSIAEPLLDPAAWDVRMVVAVTSTAPKSVSSREGMQRAATSPLYPAWVETAERDLAEARAAIAARDLEALGLVAEHSALKMHAVGLAARPPLLYWRGATVECIRRVWALRAEGVRGFVTIDAGPQVKVLCEPGDTERIAAALREIAGVERVLTCAPGRGAEVIA; this is encoded by the coding sequence ATGGGCGGCTGCAACACCACGGCACGCGCGAACGTCAACGTGGCGCTCGTGAAGTACTGGGGTAAGCGCGATCCCGTGCTGAACCTTCCCGCCAACGGCAGCATTTCCCTTACCTTGGAGGGGCTCTTCGTCGATGCGAGCTGCGCCTTCGAGGAGGGTCGGGCCGATTCGTGCACGATCGACGGTGCCCCGGCCGGCGGCGACGAGGGCGCGCGAGTGTATCGCTTCCTCGACGTCGTGCGTGCCGAAGCGGGCGTGACGGCTCCTGCCCGGGTTCGCACCACGAGCGGCGTCCCGAAGGGCGTCGGCCTCGCCTCGTCGGCGGCCGCTTTCGCCGCGCTCGCGCTTGCTGCGAGCCGCGCCGCCGGCCTTCGCCTCGAGCCCCCCGCGCTCTCGGCCCTGGCCCGACGCGGATCGGGCTCGGCGGCCCGCTCGATCTTCGGCGGCTTCGTCGTGTGGCATCGGGGCGAGCGGCCCGACGGTCGCGACTCGATCGCCGAGCCGCTGCTCGATCCGGCCGCCTGGGACGTGCGCATGGTCGTCGCCGTGACGAGCACGGCGCCGAAGAGCGTCTCGTCGCGCGAGGGCATGCAGCGGGCCGCGACCTCGCCACTCTATCCGGCGTGGGTCGAGACGGCCGAACGGGACCTCGCCGAGGCCCGCGCCGCGATTGCCGCGCGCGACCTCGAGGCCTTGGGGCTCGTGGCGGAGCACAGCGCCCTCAAGATGCACGCGGTCGGTCTCGCCGCGCGCCCCCCGCTGCTCTACTGGCGCGGCGCGACGGTCGAGTGCATCCGTCGCGTGTGGGCGCTCCGCGCCGAGGGCGTGCGGGGCTTCGTCACGATCGACGCGGGTCCGCAGGTGAAGGTCCTGTGCGAGCCCGGCGACACGGAGCGCATCGCCGCCGCCCTGCGCGAGATCGCCGGCGTGGAACGCGTGCTCACCTGCGCGCCGGGTCGCGGCGCCGAGGTCATCGCATGA